GCAGTGGAGTACAATAGACGAACGCTGACTTATCAGAGGCCTACGACCAGAATTGCACCATCTGCTCATTCTTAACACGACGATTGGGGCAGCAAATCAACACAGACAGTTATTCTGCGTATAGAATCCCCGGTACCACAAACTCAACCGGCGCTTCCAGTTCCTCGTCAACCACTTCGTACACTTTCGAGTTCGTCTCACCGGGCATCTCGAGTAAATCGTAATCCGCCAGTTTGCTCAGGTAGTCATAGACACGCCGCCACGTCACTGGACTCCGATTCTGCCCCTCAAAGATCGCGTCCTGGTGCTCGCGATAGGCAGCCTTCAGCTCGTCACCGGTCACCGGCCCGACTGCACGCACGAGCTCGTACACGCGAAGATACACTACAGGAAGACTCCGAAGATTCGCCTTCCGTATCTTCGTCTTCGCTCGCTCGAACGAATCCTGGACGTCCTCCTCTCGGAAACGATCGTGGTTGCGCTCCTCCGCCAACTCCGCAGCGGCAAGCACTGACTGGATCGCCCAGCGAGCCACCCCACCAGTCTCGTCGGCGATCCACTCCAACTGCTCGGTCGTCACCGGCCGCCCGACGAGGCCGTGTTCGACCCGCGGCTTGAGGATGTCGACGAGCTCGTCTTCGTGGTACTTCCGGAACTCGATCTGCGAATCCGCGGGGAAGTTCGCTTCGACGTCGTCGCCGAGGCGGGCAAGCCATTCGACCTGCTGGTGTGCGATCGCGATCACCGAGACCAGCTCGATCTCGAGCAGATCACCGAGGACGTCCAGGTCTGGAATGATGTCCGCCTCGTCGAGGATTACGACGTAGGGCTGGTCGGTGACCTCGGTGAGTATCTCCAGAAGGTCCGTGCGAGACTGATTCTGGTGGACAATGCCCGCACTCGGATGCTTGTAGACGGCCTCGTGGATGATCTCGTGGGAGGTCGCTCCGGAGCACTCGATCCCAACCGACTGGACGCTCGCCCGCTGGTAGAGATCGCGAAGGAGCCAGCGCGTCGTCGCCGTCTTCCCGACACCAGAGGGTCCGTAGATGAGAACGTCTTCGGCTCGTCGCCCACGGATAGCAGGCTCGAGGAGACGGGAAAGAGACCGAAGTTCCTCGTTCCGATGGAGAATCGCCGTCTGGTATTCATCGTCGAAGACCAACCGATTTCGAATCATACGTGACTGTTTCAGTGGGTGATACGAAAGTGCTGACGGGGGTCGTTTCGAAACACGTTGACGAGAGTTTCATAACACACATCAAAGAAAAATCCAGATATGTTGATGTGAATCGACGAAAATTCCTCCTTGGAAGCAGCGTTGCACTTACGTCCGCTTTAGCTGGTTGCGCTTCGGATGGAACTGAAGAAGTTGAGGGTGGAACACGAGACGAAAACGGAAACGCTGAATCTAACGAAAGTGCAGACATCGAGATTCTTGATAGCGAGCTTGTTATCGAAGCTGGCTCTTGGCCGACTGATGTCTATGTTGAAGTAACGGTCGAGAACAGCGGTGATGTCCCCAGTGGGGATATCAACCTCCAAGCGGACTGGTACGACGAAGATGGAAACTACCTTGATAACGACAACGCACGTCTAACAGCGCTCAAAGACGGTGAAACGTGGCTTGCACGTGTCTATTTCTTGGGCACCGATGCGGAGGATATTGAGGATTACGAGCTCGAGGGAGAGTTTAGCGAAGACGACTACGAACCGACAGAGGGTCTATCACTCGCTAACAGCAACATGGAGGTGCAGGGTGACGAACTGACCGTTGAAGGCGAGGTCGAAAACAACACTGGCGAGGAACAGTCGTACGTTGAGGTGGTTGCGACAATCTATGATGAGGACGGGAACGTTCTTGGAGATCAGTGGACCAATGTAACCGATCTCCGCGACGGTGAAACGTGGGCCTTTGACTTTGATTACTTCTCGCGGGACGTCCGTAACCGCGCCCAGGACGCAGCAGACCACGAGATTCTGGTCAAGGGTTCTGCCTGGTAGCACCCGCGCGCCTTTTTGAGTTCTTAGTCTTCTCGGCCAATCTCAGAATGAACCAGATACGTGTTTAGTGGATTGTATACCGCTAATTGGTGAGTTTTCGATATCCGCTTCCGCCCGCAATGAGCATTCCTAGACCAGCAAACACCGTCACGTAAACGCCCATGGCAGAGACTCCAGTGACGTGGTAGAACCCTACGAACGTGATGATCGCCCCGCCAATGATTCCCACCAGCATTAATCGCTTCTCGTTGTCAGAAAACCACACTATGGCAAGGACGAGAGCGGCGACAATGAGTGAGATGACTCCGTCTCCTTCGAAGCCAAGTACTGACGTCCCCAAAATCGTATACCACGGAAGGAACGCACCAGCAATCGCGACAACTGCCGTTAGAAGAATCCCTTTGTATTCGGTGTCAATATCGACCTCTTCATTCGAAGTACCTTGACCAACTACCGCTTCTGTAGGACCTGTATCATTAGTCTCCATACCGACAGTCATCAATTAAAAATATAATTGTTCTTGCCGGCTTGTGGTGGCTGTTGTACAGACCTGCTGAGAGCATAGTCACTCTCACATGCAACGTTGCAGCCAAAGCCAGCGATGACCCCACGTAATCTTTCTCGCAAATCTCCGATTAGTCGACGGTTTGGTTACCCCATTATATCTGGCATTTCAATAACAACATCTTTGCTTTCACCTTCCGCTAGGGAGATCTCCTTTTCAGCTTCAGTTGTGTTACCCATACCATCGTCGTAGAAAACTTCGATTGTATAGTCTCCAGGTCCTAACTCATCAACAGCGAAACTGCCACTAGCTCCATCCGTATCTTCAACATCTGCCGTCGCAACGACGTCGCCATCTTCTCCGATAAATTCTACTGGGTCAAACCCTGTTGGGCCTAGATTTCCAAAACCTTCGTGGTCAATCGTTCCACTCACACTTGCAGGATCGGGTTCTGGCGGTTCTGGTTCTGGTGCGGGTTCTGGCCCTTCTTCTTCGATGCCAGTCGTAATACGCAAATTCCCAAACCCGTCACTGCTGTCGCTCAATTCCCCATCTGTATCGTCAACTTGGACACCCAACCAGATGTGCTGCCCAGGCTCGAGTTGGTCACCGCTGTCAGCAGCGGAGTCACTAATGAAGAAGTCAACATTTTCATTCACATCATCGTGATCAAGCTGGACTCCGACTGTTTCTGTTCCCTGGTTTGTGATCTGTACAATGTCAGAGATCGTTGTTACCGCGTATTCGTTGAGGCCTTGACCCCCTGCTTCTGTACCGCTGCCACCGCCAATGTCGATCGTCAAGCGGCTGTTGTCGGTATCATCCGTGACGTAGGTGTCGTCACCTGAGAGGCCTAGATAGGCTTCCGAGTCACCCTCGAATTCGACGGTAACCTCTCGGTGAGCCTCAACGCTACTGAACGCGCCTGTTCCAAATGCTGCTGCGCTGCCTGTAGCCAGTGCACCCATTCCGAGTACGAATTTGCGACGTTGCATAGTTGTTGTCTCCAGCATCGACCCCGCTTTCGATCAGCGGCTGATTGATGCCTGTTTGCCCCCAAATCCAGAATCCTGTATTGTAGTTAGGTGATTGACTAGTTTCGACGAGAGGTTGACTAGTAGTCAACAAGGGCCACACCAGTTCGATTTACGATTCCTCAGGATCGCAATGAACTTGGTCGGGTTTGGCGATCGCAGAGCTCCGTACTACCCAAATCTCGTGCCCGAAGCCTACAGCTATGCAGACACCCACCCGACATGCATCACGTGATGCTACTCGATACCCTCGACGAGCTCCTGGTTGGAACAGGAAACTGCTGAAACGTGCGCGTAGAATACGGTTGCCAGCAGGGCAGTGGGAAAACTGCTGGCAACCCGCTGCTTGCGATCTGTACCAGAGACGATCGCAAACGCGTGCATCCGTCCGAAGCTGTTAGGTAAGTTGGTTGTTCCAGGCAGAGGCAGGACGTGTTCCATCGACCCCCTGGGTCTGAAGGGGTATCGGAGGTCGATGGAATCTGTGGTCCAGAGAACGTATGTTTAAACCCTAAGGGCCGAGATATAGGGATGGTTCCAGAACTACCCTTGTGGGATTGAAGCGAGGATATCCGAATCGATCACGAAGGAACCGAGTACAGTTCCAGAACTACCCTTGTGGGATTGAAGCGTCCGTAGCCGTTCGGAAGGACGACGAGGGCCAGGAGTTCCAGAACTACCCTTGTGGGATTGAAGCTTCCGTGTCAACGTCGTCGTCATCGTCGTCATCGTGTTCCAGAACTACCCTTGTGGGATTGAAGCCTGGTACGACATGAACTCTTGCACCAGACTCGTGTTCGTTCCAGAACTACCCTTGTGGGATTGAAGCTCCGTTCGAAGTGCGGAACGAGAGCTGGTCCATCATCGTTCCAGAACTACCCTTGTGGGATTGAAGCCCTCTGAGCCAACTCAAATCACCGATCCCGAAGAAATGTTCCAGAACTACCCTTGTGGGATTGAAGCTTCCGCTCTGAGGACCTGTGGGGGCTCCTGTACGTGTTCCAGAACTACCCTTGTGGGATTGAAGCCGTCTTCGACGCCGATGAATCCAGGCCCGTCTAAGTGGGTTCCAGAACTACCCTTGTGGGATTGAAGCGCGGCTGACAGCGACGAGTACATCACGCACACGTTGTTCCAGAACTACCCTTGTGGGATTGAAGCGTCGTGCTCGCGGCGAGCGCGATCTCGGTCGGCGGTTCCAGAACTACCCTTGTGGGATTGAAGCGCAATCTTCGCTGCCCTTGCAGTCTACACCCGCACGTTCCAGAACTACCCTTGTGGGCTCGAAGCGTCAGTCTCGTGTAGGTGTCGCAGGACGCGCAGCGGTTTTCAGAACTACCCTTGTTGGCTTGAAGCACGATGACAGACAACGACGAGAAAGTTAAATTCAGCCAGTCCCAGAACTACCCTTGTGGGCTTGAAGCCGGATCTGTTCCTCTTGCTCGCTACTGAACGCGTTTGTTCCAGAACTACCCTTGTGGGCTCGAAGCGAGCAGGACCGTCGCGGCACCGAGATCAATATGCACGGTTCCAGTATTACCCTTGTAGGCTCGAAGCCACTCGGTCCGTCCTTCCGATGGCTTCCGAACTCCAGTTTCAGAACCACCCTTGTAGGCTCGAAGCATCCTCTACGACGGCCTCCCACCGAAGATCATCCTGTTCCAGTACTACCCTTGTAGGCTCGAAGCTTCAAATCGGAGAACGCCGTCTACGACGTTGAGGGTTCCAGTACTACCCTTGTAGGCTCGAAGCCACGGGTACCGTGTGCGTGACGAAGCGAAGGAAACGGTTCCAGTACTACCCTTGTAGGCTCGAAGCCTTCGTTTCCGGCCCGGCCACCGCTTCGGCTTCCCCGTTCCAGTACTACCCTTGTAGGCTCGAAGCCTCCCGCCGCTGGCGATCATCGTTGCGTTGCTCCGGTTCCAGTACTACCCTTGTAGGCTCGAAGCGCCCGCGTCGGCACTGCCGAGATCATCGACGACAGGTTCCCAGTACTACCTTTGTAGGCTCGAAGCGTCCCACCCGATTCGTTCCCAATAGAACAAATGGCCCGTTCCAGTACTACCCTTGTAGGCTCGAAGCAACAAGGCCGTCTTCGTGGTCGGACGCTCCGGTGTGTTCCAGTACTACCCTTGTAGGCTCGAAGCATCGCGTGTGAGCGCGTCTCCCTCGTCTGTTCGGACCGTTCCAGTACTACCCTTGTAGGCTCGAAGCAGACGCAACTCGACGGCACCACGCGGACGACGCCGGTTTCCAGTACTACCCTTGTAGGCTTGAAGCAGATCAAACTCAACCTCGACCTCGCCGCCAGTGTCAGTTTCAGAACCACCCTTGTGGGCTTGAAGTGGGTTCTCTCTTCAGCGACTTCTCCAATCATTTGCTGTTCAAAATCCCCTTGTGGCCAGAGGCCACGAACACCCGGCGTGACTTCCAGCCATGATAATGTCAACCTCTTCCACGGTGTCCACGGCATGATGCTCCACGAGACCCTCGACGAGCTTCTGGTCGGAACAAGCAAGTGCTGAAACAGACGCGTAGAATACGGTTGCCAGCAGGGCAGTGGGTGAACTGCTGGCAATCCGATGCTTGTGGCCTGTCCCAGAGACGGCCACAAGCTCACTCATCTTGGTGATGACGTGCATCCGTCCGAAGACGTCGGAACGGCGAGGAAGCTGTCTCGTCGGGGAATTTTCGTTCTGGCAACGACAATCCTCGATGACTTCCTCGCCAATATACTGGTTAGTGTGCGTGTGTATCAACTTGTTGGCTGGTCAAATAATAATCAGTGAGGATAGGTGATGGTTATCCAACCATCTAATCTAACACTATTTTTTGTACATAGTTCTATTTCGAAGGCGATTCCATGGTTGTTTACCAATATCATCATTGCACTTACGTGTTATCGGATAGATGGGCAACTGCGGGGGAACATCCACCACCGGTCGTTCGCAAGCGACCAGCCTGTCCAAAGGCCAGACCCCCCGCCTTTAGACAGTCCCGTGATGGACCCATCC
The DNA window shown above is from Natrialba magadii ATCC 43099 and carries:
- a CDS encoding Cdc6/Cdc18 family protein; translated protein: MIRNRLVFDDEYQTAILHRNEELRSLSRLLEPAIRGRRAEDVLIYGPSGVGKTATTRWLLRDLYQRASVQSVGIECSGATSHEIIHEAVYKHPSAGIVHQNQSRTDLLEILTEVTDQPYVVILDEADIIPDLDVLGDLLEIELVSVIAIAHQQVEWLARLGDDVEANFPADSQIEFRKYHEDELVDILKPRVEHGLVGRPVTTEQLEWIADETGGVARWAIQSVLAAAELAEERNHDRFREEDVQDSFERAKTKIRKANLRSLPVVYLRVYELVRAVGPVTGDELKAAYREHQDAIFEGQNRSPVTWRRVYDYLSKLADYDLLEMPGETNSKVYEVVDEELEAPVEFVVPGILYAE
- a CDS encoding FxLYD domain-containing protein, producing the protein MGDTKVLTGVVSKHVDESFITHIKEKSRYVDVNRRKFLLGSSVALTSALAGCASDGTEEVEGGTRDENGNAESNESADIEILDSELVIEAGSWPTDVYVEVTVENSGDVPSGDINLQADWYDEDGNYLDNDNARLTALKDGETWLARVYFLGTDAEDIEDYELEGEFSEDDYEPTEGLSLANSNMEVQGDELTVEGEVENNTGEEQSYVEVVATIYDEDGNVLGDQWTNVTDLRDGETWAFDFDYFSRDVRNRAQDAADHEILVKGSAW